The sequence TGAAGGTGATGCCAAAAAGGAGACGAAGAGCTTCCAGTCGCTAAAAGAGTTTAACCCTCTCTTCATTCTGCGCTACTCGGCGACTTTCAGAAAGACCCACAACAAAGTGCACCGGCTCGATGCGCTGGATGCCTACAACCAGAAACTGGTCAAGAAGATTGCCGTACGCGGCATCTCCGTCAAAGGTCTCAGCGGGACCAATGCCTACCTCTACCTTCAGTCCATCGAGATATCGGCCAGTAAACCGCCGGTTGCACGCCTGGAGCTGGAGGTCAAACGCCAAAGCGGCATCAAGCGTGAAATGCGCAAGATCGCCAAAGGTGACAACCTCTTTGACAAATCCGAAGGGCTGGAGCAGTACCGGGGCTTCGTCGTTTCGGACATCGATGCGGCCAAAGATATCATCTACTTCACCAACGGCGTCGAACTTCAGGCTGGTGAAGCGACCGGCGATGTCAATGAAGCGACGCTAAGACGTATCCAGATCAAAGAGACCATCAAAGCACACCTGGAGAAAGAGCAGGAACTCTACTACAAAGGAGTCAAAGTCCTCAGTCTCTTTTTCATCGACGAAGTAGCCAAATACCGGGTTTACGGCGAAGATGGTGAGAAGGAGAGCGGAGAGTACGCCAAGATCTTCGAAGAGGAGTACGCCAACGCTCTCAATGAAATCGGTACGTTGCACCTTCCGGAGTACCGGGAATACCTCGCAAAAATTGATGTGAACAGAACCCATGAAGGGTACTTTTCCATTGACAAAAAGTCCAAACAACTTGTCGATCCGAAGATCCAGGCGCGGGGTGAAGCGGCAGGACAGGCAGACGACGTGGATGCGTACGACCTGATTCTTAAAAACAAAAAGCGTCTGCTTTCTCTCGATGAGCCGGTGCGCTTTATTTTCTCTCACTCGGCACTCCGCGAAGGCTGGGACAACCCGAACGTTTTCGTCATCTGTACACTCAAACACAGCGACAATACCATCTCCCGCCGCCAGGAAGTGGGACGGGGTATGCGCATCAGTGTTGACAAACACGGTGAGCGTATGGACGACCCTGCCACGGTGCACCAGACCAACGTATTGACCGTCATCGCCAATGAAAGCTATAAAGATTTTGTCTCGGGCCTGCAAAAAGATATCAGCGAGTCACTCTCCGAACGACCGAGAGTCGCCGACGAGGAGTACTTTACCGGCAAGGTTCTCAATACCGCCGAAGGGAAAATCAACGTCGACGCCAAAATGGCCAAGCTGATCTACCGCTACCTGGTCAAAAATGACTATACTGACGATAACGACAACATTACCAGCATCTATCACGATGCAAAAAGAGAAGAACAGCTGGCTGCGCTGCCTGACGAGCTGAAGCCTTACGAGCAAGAAGTGTTTGCCCTGATCGATACCGTATTCAGTGATGCGATGCTGCCGGATATCACTGACGGTCGAAAAGAGAAGACAAACCACCGCAACGACAACTTCAAGAAAAAAGAGTTCCAAAAACTTTGGAGCAGGATGAATCGAAAAGCTGTCTACACGGTTCACTTCAAAAGTGACGAGCTGGTTCAGAAGTGCATCAACGCACTCGACAAAGAGCTGCATGTCAAAGCGCTCACCTATGTCATTGAACGGGGTGGTCAGAAAGACGCAGTCACTTACGACGAGATGAAAAGCGGCAGCGGTTTCGAGACGGCCAACCACGACACTGTTAAAGACACTTCTTCCATCCGTTCCGCCGTCAAATACGATCTTATCGGCAAACTGGCAAGCGATACCAAGCTCACCCGGCAGAGTATCGGCAAAATCCTCCAGGGCATCCATGAGGGAACCTTCAACCAGTACCGGACAAATCCCGAAGATTTCATCCACAGTGCCGCCCGGTTGATCAACGAGCAAAAAGCGACCACGGTGATCGAGCATCTTAGCTACGACCCGATTAACCAGCACTACGAAGTCGAAGAGATTTTTACGGAAAATCAGTCCGGTATCGACTTCAGCAGAGCCAAAAAAGTCAATAATCATATTTACGACTTCGTGATAACAGACTCGAAAACGGAGGCTACCTTTGCCGAGCAACTTGACACGAGCAATGAGGTGGTTGTCTACGCCAAACTGCCCAAAAGCTTCTTCATCCCGACTCCGGTCGGGCACTATAACCCGGACTGGGCGATTGCTTTCAAAGAAGGCAGCGTCAAGCACGTCTATTTTATAGCGGAGACGAAAGGTTCAATGTCATCTATGGAACTCAGAAAAGTCGAAGAAGTTCGGATCGAATGTGCCAGGAAGTTCTTTAAAACCATTACCTCCGAGCAGGTTAAATACGATGTCGTTGATAGCTACGAAAAGCTTATGCAGTTAGTTGAATAAGTATTTGAAACAAAATGGGATTCCGATTTGGGGCTGCTCCCGGTTCCCATCATGTCGAGGAACCAGGCAACTCTGATTTTTAATTGTGCAGATAATCGTGATTCAGATGAGTCAGTGCGGCGTCCCATGCGTTGATGGCTTTTGGCGGGGCTTTGCGGTCCAGAACCTGTTTCATGCCTTTGAGCAGCGCTTCGAAGATGAGTTCGAACTGTTCAGGCGTTGCGGTGGGATACATGGCTTTGAATTTTTCTGCGTACGTCTTCATTTTTTCGGGGCGGTCGATAAAGCTGGTCAGTGCAATGACGGCAAAGCTGAATTGCTGGGGCATATTGGCTTTGGCCCCCTGGAACAGTACCTTCAGTTCCGGGTGCTCTGTCAGCAGGATTTTAAACGTCTGCTCGGTAATGGCATGGATGTTCTCGGCCACCTTGGGCGCGCTTTTTTGCAGGTTATCGTAATGCTCTTCCGGGATCATGATGCTCCTTTTAGTTACTGATGAGCAATTCTTATTCCAACCATTGCGTATTTCGATCTTTATGGCATACTGCTAGACAAACGAATTCCTAGGACCAACTATGCATATTTCAAAACTTTTAATGACCTCTTCTTTAGCCATAGTGCTTACGACCCAGACCCTCAATGCCGGGCTGTTTGACTCCATCATCGAAACGGTGACAAAAACGACTTCGGGCGAGACGCAGACGAAGGATGTCTCCGGGCTTTCTGTTACAGACATCGACGGCGGGCTGCGCGAGGCGCTCAACAAGGGTGTCAAACAGGCCATTGAACAGTTGGGGAAGGAGAACGGTTTCCTTGGGAACAACCTGGTGAAGATCCCCGTGCCCGAGAAGCTGATGATGGTCGAGAAGGGGCTGCGCAAGGCGGGGATGGGCAAGTATGCCGACGACTTCGTCACGGCGATGAACCGCGCGGCGGAGAAGGCGGTGCCGGAGACGGCGAAGATCTTTGCCGATACCATCTCCGCAATGAGCATCGAGGATGCGAAAAAGATCCTCACCGGTCCGGACAACGCGGCGACGGAGTATTTCCGCGAGCACTCCGGCCCGGCGCTGCAGGCGGCGATTTTGCCTATCGTCCAGCAGTACACACAGGAGACCGAGGTGACGCAGTACTACAAGACAATGGTCGATACCTACGACAGTTACGGCGCGCCGGTGCTGGAGCAGACGGGGGTAACGAAGCTCCTTGGGTCGCTGTCGGGTGAAACGAATGCGACGACGTACGACCCGCGCGACCTCGACGGCTACATCACGGCCAAGGGAGTAGACGGCCTCTTTACGGTCATTGCCGAAGAGGAGAAAGCGATCCGCACCGACCCCGCGGCGCGGACGACGGAGCTGCTGCAGAAGGTTTTCGGCAACTGAGGGTGGGGGTAGAACGGTTATTGTAATAGGAGAATCAAAAAAAGGTTCTCTACAGTGCAAAACAAAAAGCGCCCCAAAGTCGTTCTACTCAAAGGCAACGGTCCCATCATCATCAACAGCGAAATGATGGAGCTTATTACGATCACACTCTCCCACGGGCTCGTCGGCCTTCCGCTGGAGGAGCTGCGCGCCGAGAAGGTTATCATTGTCAAGGATATGGAGACCTTCTGGGAGGTCCATAAGAAGGTCAAAGAGAAGCCGGCCTGTTTCGTCTACAGTTACGATGAACTGGACGAAGAGGATATCAAACGGATCAAGTCGGAGAGCATCAGTTACCTATAGGAGAAGAAAGAACCAGTGAGTCCCCGCGTCGAGATATTCAGAGGCAACGACCTCACGCTTCCCGCCTCGGAGGTCAACGTCGTCATCGACGTCGTGCGGGCCTTTACCGTGGCACATTACGCCTTTTTGCGGGGTGCGGCCGAAATGCTCCTCGTCCCCGACGTTGACACGGCCTTAACTGTGCGGAATCAAAGGCCGGAGGTACTGCTGGCCGGCGAGATCGGCGGCCTCCCCATCGATGGGTTCGACCTCGACAACTCCCCCGTCCGTTTCGCCTCTGCCGATCTGGAAGGGCGGACGATCGTGCAGAAGACAACGAACGGCGTCAAGGCGGCGCTGCACTCGCTGGGGGCTCCTATGGTGCTGCTGACGGGCTTCTCCAACGCCGAAGCGACGGCGTTGTACCTCAAGGCGCATTACGGCGACAGCGATGCGAAAATAAACCTCGTCGCTTCGCACCCCACGGGGGACGAGGATTTCGCCTGCGCGGAGTATATCCGTTCGCAGCTCCTGGGGGAGACGATGCATGCCGATGAGGTCCGGCGGCGCATCTACGGCTGCGAGACGGTCGTGAAGTTCCTCGATCCCGCCCGCCCCGAGTTCAATGCCGAAGACATCGACTACTGTGCCGCCTGCCTGCCGCCCGAGTTCGTCATGGCCGTCCGGCAGGATGGGCGGTGGCCCGTAGTGCGGAAGGTGATGTTGTAGGCCCCGCCAGGGCAGGGTGTGGCGCCTGGTGACAGGGCCGAACGGATGCTCCGGCCGCTGTGTTCTTACCGTGCCTCCTTTACGATAAAATATCCTATTGTAGAAGGAGATGCATGTTCAATTTTGAAGAGCTTTTCGGCTTGATCGACGTCGGGATCACCGTATTTGAACCGATAGCGCAGGGCGATGACTTCAAGGTCGTCTACATCAATGAAAAAGGGAAGACCCTCTGCCACTTTGAGAAGGGAGAGGCCGTTGCCGAAGCGTTGTCCACACTCTTCCCGGTCAATGCGACCCGCCCCCTGATCGATTTCTTCAAAGAGGTCTACCGCACGGGCAAACCGCAGGAGATCACCCTGGTCCCCTGTTTCGGGCAGACCAGTCTCTGGCAGGAGGGGTATCTCTACCGGCTCTCCAGCGGGCACATCGTTTCGCGCTGCATGGGCGTGCAGGAGGAGCGCGCCAGGGAGATCATGGCCCCGAACGAGCGCCTCACCTTCAGAACGATCCTCGATACGGCGCCCATCGGGATCTGGTCCCAGGATGCGACCGGGCGGCTGCAGTTCGTCAACAAGGCCTTCTGCGACGCCATCGGCATCAGCGAGGAGCGTTTTCTCTCCGTACCCCATTATGAATCGCTCTATCCCCCGGAAGTCGCGCAGAGCTGTATGTGCTCGGATGCCGCGGCCCTAGAGCAGGGCGAACCCCATCTGAGCTATGAGAAGATCCCTTTTACCGACGGCAGAGTGCATGACGTCCTGATCGTCAAAACACGTGTCGAGGATGAATCGCACGGCGTCATGGGCCTGGTCGGTATCAGCCTCGATATGACCGAAAAGCTCGAAGCGGAGCGGAAGCTCGAAGCGATCAACCGGACCCTCGAGGCGCGGATCTCGGAGGAGATCGAGGCGAGCCGCCAGAAGGACAACATGCTCTACCAGCAGAACAAGTT is a genomic window of Sulfurimonas sp. HSL1-2 containing:
- a CDS encoding DEAD/DEAH box helicase family protein; this translates as MKIRFKKQPYQTHAVESVVECFKGQLKSAGLQYRVDPGKRELQKGQQTSLEDFAEETPGFKNSELSITPLQLLQNIQEVQRNQNLPASEQLVKTSVCDVNLDVEMETGTGKTYVYTKTMFELHRRYGWNKFIIVVPSIAIREGVYQSMELTKEHFLQEYGTQAKTFIYNSKDPHELESFATDAGINVMIINVQAFNATGKDARRIYEELDGFGSRRPIDVIKANRPILIIDEPQKIEGDAKKETKSFQSLKEFNPLFILRYSATFRKTHNKVHRLDALDAYNQKLVKKIAVRGISVKGLSGTNAYLYLQSIEISASKPPVARLELEVKRQSGIKREMRKIAKGDNLFDKSEGLEQYRGFVVSDIDAAKDIIYFTNGVELQAGEATGDVNEATLRRIQIKETIKAHLEKEQELYYKGVKVLSLFFIDEVAKYRVYGEDGEKESGEYAKIFEEEYANALNEIGTLHLPEYREYLAKIDVNRTHEGYFSIDKKSKQLVDPKIQARGEAAGQADDVDAYDLILKNKKRLLSLDEPVRFIFSHSALREGWDNPNVFVICTLKHSDNTISRRQEVGRGMRISVDKHGERMDDPATVHQTNVLTVIANESYKDFVSGLQKDISESLSERPRVADEEYFTGKVLNTAEGKINVDAKMAKLIYRYLVKNDYTDDNDNITSIYHDAKREEQLAALPDELKPYEQEVFALIDTVFSDAMLPDITDGRKEKTNHRNDNFKKKEFQKLWSRMNRKAVYTVHFKSDELVQKCINALDKELHVKALTYVIERGGQKDAVTYDEMKSGSGFETANHDTVKDTSSIRSAVKYDLIGKLASDTKLTRQSIGKILQGIHEGTFNQYRTNPEDFIHSAARLINEQKATTVIEHLSYDPINQHYEVEEIFTENQSGIDFSRAKKVNNHIYDFVITDSKTEATFAEQLDTSNEVVVYAKLPKSFFIPTPVGHYNPDWAIAFKEGSVKHVYFIAETKGSMSSMELRKVEEVRIECARKFFKTITSEQVKYDVVDSYEKLMQLVE
- a CDS encoding globin domain-containing protein, giving the protein MIPEEHYDNLQKSAPKVAENIHAITEQTFKILLTEHPELKVLFQGAKANMPQQFSFAVIALTSFIDRPEKMKTYAEKFKAMYPTATPEQFELIFEALLKGMKQVLDRKAPPKAINAWDAALTHLNHDYLHN
- a CDS encoding DUF4197 domain-containing protein, giving the protein MTSSLAIVLTTQTLNAGLFDSIIETVTKTTSGETQTKDVSGLSVTDIDGGLREALNKGVKQAIEQLGKENGFLGNNLVKIPVPEKLMMVEKGLRKAGMGKYADDFVTAMNRAAEKAVPETAKIFADTISAMSIEDAKKILTGPDNAATEYFREHSGPALQAAILPIVQQYTQETEVTQYYKTMVDTYDSYGAPVLEQTGVTKLLGSLSGETNATTYDPRDLDGYITAKGVDGLFTVIAEEEKAIRTDPAARTTELLQKVFGN
- a CDS encoding 2-phosphosulfolactate phosphatase — encoded protein: MSPRVEIFRGNDLTLPASEVNVVIDVVRAFTVAHYAFLRGAAEMLLVPDVDTALTVRNQRPEVLLAGEIGGLPIDGFDLDNSPVRFASADLEGRTIVQKTTNGVKAALHSLGAPMVLLTGFSNAEATALYLKAHYGDSDAKINLVASHPTGDEDFACAEYIRSQLLGETMHADEVRRRIYGCETVVKFLDPARPEFNAEDIDYCAACLPPEFVMAVRQDGRWPVVRKVML
- a CDS encoding PAS domain-containing sensor histidine kinase: MFNFEELFGLIDVGITVFEPIAQGDDFKVVYINEKGKTLCHFEKGEAVAEALSTLFPVNATRPLIDFFKEVYRTGKPQEITLVPCFGQTSLWQEGYLYRLSSGHIVSRCMGVQEERAREIMAPNERLTFRTILDTAPIGIWSQDATGRLQFVNKAFCDAIGISEERFLSVPHYESLYPPEVAQSCMCSDAAALEQGEPHLSYEKIPFTDGRVHDVLIVKTRVEDESHGVMGLVGISLDMTEKLEAERKLEAINRTLEARISEEIEASRQKDNMLYQQNKFAAMGEMISNIAHQWRQPLNTLGLLMTDMSVKMMMNRGKALESDFELFQSNCSEIIQYLSDTIDDFRFYYQEKNGDNTFCMKDLETSLQNLVKSSIMGNRIRYETDLENIRIGGYLNNLKQALINLYSNAANAIKNNGVEAGVIRCRGAMEGSDYVIEVCDNGGGIGNTIIDKVFDPYFTTRHKSQGTGLGLYMTKQIIEQKFNGSIAVTNDEQGARFTIRIPTAAGAC